A region of Salvelinus alpinus chromosome 6, SLU_Salpinus.1, whole genome shotgun sequence DNA encodes the following proteins:
- the LOC139579429 gene encoding interferon-induced very large GTPase 1-like — protein sequence MSTTFTTKVQAPGDLKVDQLKPTSFTISWSKAHGMEKTPHHFLIRVARSLEGSKIQTQITEPQEEYLEYCHRKCSDLQAGTEYTVSVSTMLTNGEQSEPVSTTICTKLSLELYMQKVGLKQYFTQKLSLNTTLAVDGQMLEDNHAPTLQSLPLCFLKELMRVNVSARDVQSDDEDLINPLDIITALFLCSDGFLQQVMVQKMSMCQFAVPLLLPNCDTEQSTLMLWALRDIVKKYRSHSMKDQKGYVENSIVLTELPMVSFVRLGNSTLSKSQLLNDVLSCSQQNYNTFVHSNMPAGNIPRTISDGLVEISWYLPSGNPNIDVFTEPVAVANLRGDIQDFQTQFSFLCETSAAVFVFCDDLGSDSSILNLQKMKDRLFIVCNSEAKSYDAATFVKHSGGIIRKDRQINNAQLVKKLRSTVTDIMKANPHKTKVEEMRVVAHELGIPVDEDYDICLKAKKSADKITDKIFCITSYKDSQLPLQGETWKSLTALEKEEVKLKKAGDKDIEIYKSELKQEKYELRKKQLSLGISDSMKHFVEGLRTSKEERSYFLKWMKLNLDNLSRTHLSALREKYKELCQSTPDKKDLIADLDKQISNSSLGTEHFLREVGQMYEATMSSESSETQQQFQELPRICAQLMLDGFPLELMDGDASNIPMMWISDVLQELHSLTMSNSKIRVVSVLGVQSSGKSTLLNTMFGVQFAVSSGRCTRGAFMQLIKVEEGFRDELKCDFIMVIDTEGLKGLQSTHLTGNYQHDNELATLLVGLSDISIVNIAMENTTDMKDTMQIVAHAFLRMKEVGKKPSCQFVHQNVADISAHDKNLRDRNCFLEQLNEMTAVASRLENAGDDTKFTDIIDYKPEDNCYIPGLWHGSPPMAPVDKGYSEAVANFKRLLIYSLKEETTSAQTIPEFLEWIRSLWESVKYENFIFSFRNSIVAEAYGKLCVEFNRWDWAFQKHMHSWLMKAERRIANYGIMMSQQESGLEDLLSSLKTEASKVLQREGKTFLDNVTSYYKGGERNVCLVEKYKEEFSINAEICMRETDRVVKNKLEAAVDLRKCTYQLGNIKKNNRDTLDKKVSDLVKEFSVDENPMNDEQLGKEFDNMWDKTIDKLQFKGLKHQNISEDIYIQLSTNLGREGRAVMDMLGNAKPLEKCGLEEFQVKNERRVVKFLKKKLRKESYESKKKKKDEIQEISDSIIKQSERFVVNKVKEKTTTTDYHHTYIQELLELIERNLQRDKELHISAEFVASLKIHICGNAAREFQKMHAAFIRDSDPRQSLEKLKPQFFSDFMDLFYKRDQCKRKADELTKLCLEPAVKDYITKSLGPEILDEMLSNCGDVFCTRSSFQFSMLKNLLSKDFPTFLRYTDYYEGFVFEFILNNTVEYLRKSSRGDKCISIITNMEVQHLKTISRQIKKAVEKSLQTVPDRPDEDGEGDQNLNQFTQDLCSELSSVLVIPNDTTGMTSKTKEGNFKTIEFSDMLLSSVEEMESRLSDAFHKDHDVLKKLASLPDPPQEKLFNRVFGCGRRCPTCKAPCDVEGESHIKHSALIHRPKGLGWYKLKGTGKLDTAICSESFCSKCKSELNVSFNHVKKCRWTFQSGNSQATDYWKFLFVKYNVEYAELHHALPASLPGDWSSITCEQALKSLTETFWGNILGSTSYMLGKAALSGVAPPELM from the coding sequence AGCTCAGTCTGGAACTGTATATGCAGAAAGTTGGACTGAAACAGTATTTCACACAGAAACTGTCGTTGAATACCACGCTAGCAGTCGATGGCCAGATGTTGGAGGACAACCATGCTCCAACTCTACAGTCCCTACCATTGTGTTTTCTGAAAGAACTGATGAGGGTGAATGTGTCAGCAAGGGATGTGCAGTCTGACGATGAAGATCTTATAAACCCTCTAGACATCATAACTGCCCTGTTTCTGTGCTCAGATGGTTTCCTGCAGCAGGTGATGGTCCAGAAAATGTCCATGTGTCAGTTTGCTGTTCCTCTGCTGCTGCCCAACTGTGACACAGAACAAAGCACTTTGATGCTCTGGGCCTTGAGGGACATAGTGAAGAAGTACAGGTCTCATTCAATGAAAGACCAGAAAGGGTATGTTGAGAACAGTATTGTGCTCACTGAACTCCCTATGGTGTCATTTGTTAGACTGGGCAACAGCACATTATCAAAGTCTCAGCTTCTGAATGATGTTCTAAGCTGTTCTCAGCAGAATTACAACACCTTTGTTCACAGTAACATGCCAGCTGGCAACATTCCAAGAACTATTTCTGATGGGTTAGTGGAAATCAGCTGGTACCTGCCCAGTGGCAACCCAAACATTGACGTCTTCACCGAACCTGTGGCTGTAGCTAATCTTCGTGGTGATATCCAGGATTTTCAGACCCAGTTCTCTTTCCTCTGCGAGACGTCAGCAGCGGTGTTTGTGTTCTGTGATGATTTGGGCTCTGACAGCAGTATTCTGAACCTCCAGAAGATGAAAGATCGACTCTTCATTGTATGCAACTCTGAGGCTAAGAGCTATGATGCAGCCACATTTGTGAAACACTCTGGTGGCATAATAAGGAAAGACAGGCAAATAAACAATGCACAGCTGGTGAAGAAGCTCCGGTCTACAGTCACAGACATCATGAAGGCAAACCCACACAAAACTAAAGTGGAGGAAATGCGAGTTGTTGCACATGAGTTGGGTATCCCTGTGGATGAAGATTATGATATCTGTCTGAAAGCCAAGAAAAGTGCAGATAAAATTACAGATAAAATCTTTTGCATAACAAGCTATAAGGACAGCCAGCTACCGTTACAGGGAGAGACATGGAAAAGTCTAACTGcactggagaaagaggaggtcAAACTGAAAAAAGCAGGTGATAAGGACATTGAAATTTACAAGAGTGAACTCAAGCAAGAGAAATATGAACTCAGGAAGAAGCAGCTGTCTCTTGGCATTAGTGACAGTATGAAACATTTTGTGGAAGGTTTGAGGACTTCCAAAGAAGAGCGCTCCTATTTCCTAAAGTGGATGAAGCTCAATCTGGACAACCTGTCAAGGACACATCTGTCCGCTCTCAGAGAAAAATATAAAGAACTGTGTCAAAGTACCCCAGACAAGAAAGACCTCATTGCCGATTTAGACAAACAGATCTCAAACAGTTCCTTAGGAACTGAACATTTCTTAAGAGAAGTTGGGCAGATGTACGAGGCAACCATGTCCTCTGAAAGCAGTGAGACTCAACAGCAATTTCAAGAACTGCCAAGAATCTGTGCCCAATTAATGTTGGATGGGTTTCCACTGGAGTTGATGGACGGTGATGCATCAAACATCCCAATGATGTGGATATCAGATGTTCTGCAGGAGCTCCACTCTTTGACTATGTCAAACAGTAAGATCCGGGTGGTGTCTGTTTTAGGGGTCCAAAGCTCTGGAAAGTCCACGCTTCTGAACACCATGTTTGGAGTCCAGTTTGCCGTCAGCAGTGGAAGATGCACCAGAGGGGCCTTCATGCAGCTTATCAAAGTCGAAGAGGGATTCAGGGATGAACTAAAATGTGACTTCATCATGGTTATTGACACAGAGGGGCTAAAGGGACTTCAATCTACCCACCTTACTGGCAATTATCAGCATGATAATGAACTAGCCACACTTTTGGTAGGACTGAGTGACATCTCTATTGTGAATATTGCTATGGAGAACACCACAGATATGAAAGACACAATGCAGATTGTAGCCCATGCCTTCCTCAGGATGAAAGAAGTAGGGAAGAAGCCCAGTTGTCAGTTTGTGCACCAGAATGTTGCAGATATATCTGCTCATGACAAAAACCTCAGGGACAGGAATTGTTTTCTTGAGCAGCTGAATGAGATGACAGCTGTTGCAAGCAGGTTGGAAAATGCAGGTGATGACACTAAATTCACTGACATCATAGACTACAAACCTGAGGACAACTGTTACATCCCAGGTCTCTGGCATGGCAGTCCGCCTATGGCACCTGTCGATAAAGGTTACAGTGAAGCTGTAGCCAATTTCAAAAGGTTGTTAATATATTCATTAAAAGAGGAGACCACTTCAGCGCAAACTATCCCCGAATTCCTTGAGTGGATCAGAAGCTTATGGGAGTCTGTAAAGTATGAGAATTTCATCTTTAGTTTTCGTAACAGTATTGTGGCTGAGGCGTACGGCAAGCTGTGTGTGGAGTTTAATAGATGGGACTGGGCCTTCCAAAAACATATGCACAGCTGGCTGATGAAAGCGGAACGCAGAATTGCAAACTATGGCATAATGATGTCTCAACAGGAGTCTGGCCTGGAGGACCTCTTAAGCAGTCTGAAAACTGAGGCCAGCAAAGTTCTACAAAGAGAAGGTAAAACATTTCTTGACAATGTGACTTCCTATtacaaaggaggagagaggaatgtgtgTCTTGTGGAGAAGTATAAGGAAGAATTTAGTATTAATGCAGAGATCTGCATGCgtgagacagacagagttgtAAAGAACAAACTAGAAGCTGCAGTGGACCTAAGAAAATGCACCTACCAGTTAGGCAACATTAAGAAAAACAACAGGGATACTCTTGACAAGAAAGTGTCTGACCTTGTTAAGGAATTTAGTGTAGATGAAAATCCAATGAATGACGAACAACTGGGGAAAGAATTTGATAACATGTGGGACAAAACAATAGACAAGCTCCAATTCAAAGGTCTAAAGCATCAGAATATTTCAGAAGATATCTACATTCAACTAAGCACAAACTTGGGAAGGGAAGGTAGGGCGGTCATGGATATGTTAGGCAATGCAAAACCCCTGGAGAAATGTGGACTTGAGGAATTTCAAGTAAAAAATGAACGCAGAGTAGTGAAGTTCCTCAAGAAGAAATTGAGAAAAGAGTCAtatgaaagtaaaaaaaaaaaaaaggatgaaATTCAAGAGATTTCCGATAGCATCATAAAGCAGAGTGAGAGGTTTGTTGTTAACAAGGTCAAAGAAAAGACTACCACCACAGACTACCACCACACTTACATCCAGGAACTATTGGAATTGATTGAGAGAAACCTTCAAAGGGACAAAGAATTGCATATCAGTGCTGAATTTGTAGCATCTCTTAAGATACACATCTGTGGGAATGCAGCAAGAGAGTTCCAGAAAATGCATGCTGCTTTCATTAGAGACAGTGATCCTCGACAAAGCCTGGAGAAACTGAAACCGCAGTTCTTTTCTGACTTCATGGACCTATTCTACAAGAGAGACCAGTGCAAAAGGAAGGCTGATGAGTTAACCAAACTCTGTCTTGAACCTGCAGTGAAGGATTACATCACCAAATCCCTTGGACCagaaattttggatgaaatgcttTCAAACTGTGGTGATGTTTTCTGCACAAGGAGCTCTTTCCAGTTCTCTATGCTTAAGAACCTGCTGTCTAAAGATTTTCCCACATTCTTGAGGTACACAGACTACTATGAGGGATTTGTATTTGAGTTCATTTTGAATAATACAGTTGAGTACCTTCGAAAGAGTAGCAGGGGGGATAAATGCATCAGCATCATTACAAACATGGAGGTCCAACACTTGAAGACAATCAGTAGACAGATAAAGAAGGCTGTTGAAAAATCACTGCAAACTGTCCCTGACAGACCAGATGAAGATGGTGAGGGTGACCAGAATTTGAACCAATTCACACAGGATTTATGCTCAGAATTGTCTAGCGTGCTGGTTATTCCAAATGATACAACTGGGATGACTTCCAAGACCAAAGAAGGGAATTTCAAGACCATAGAGTTTTCTGACATGCTGTTATCATCTGTTGAAGAGATGGAGAGCCGTCTCAGTGATGCATTTCACAAAGATCATGACGTGCTGAAGAAGTTAGCCAGTCTACCTGACCCTCCTCAAGAAAAGCTATTTAACAGGGTGTTTGGTTGTGGGAGACGGTGCCCTACCTGCAAAGCCCCCTGTGATGTAGAGGGGGAGAGCCATATAAAGCACTCAGCTTTGATTCACCGACCTAAAGGACTTGGATGGTATAAATTGAAAGGCACAGGAAAACTTGATACAGCGATATGCTCAGAATCATTTTGTTCCAAGTGCAAAAGCGAATTGAATGTTTCTTTTAATCACGTTAAGAAATGTCGCTGGACCTTCCAGTCAGGCAATTCCCAGGCCACAGACTACTGGAAGTTCCTCTTTGTGAAGTACAATGTGGAGTATGCAGAGTTGCACCATGCCTTGCCAGCTTCTTTGCCAGGAGACTGGAGTTCCATCACTTGTGAACAGGCTTTGAAAAGCTTGACAGAGACATTTTGGGGAAACATTCTGGGGAGCACAAGTTACATGCTAGGAAAGGCAGCATTGTCTGGTGTGGCTCCACCGGAATTGATGTGA